The Streptomyces sp. NBC_01275 genome has a segment encoding these proteins:
- a CDS encoding lipase family protein, with product MSTPTRLLAAAVAAAACLGVTVVPADAASQSDAVVSRGVTIPTFYNPPATLPAADGALVRSEPLPLALSLPGVDGPLPGTATRLMYKSTDSGGRPAAVTGAYIEPTARWTGEGARPLVAVAPGTMGQGDQCAASLGLERPLLVNAQTLSVGYEDLAIYRLLARGIAVVVTDYIGLGATDRLHTYVNRVDEAHAVLDAVRAARSLDGTSLTADSKVALFGYSQGGGATAAAAELQPSYAPDVPLAGTYAGAPPADLAAVTRAIDGSDLAGALGWSVNGFLESDPALKPIAEAHLNAAGVAALKDLSTMCVGDALLSYNSARSTAWTTDGSSISDVVDSEPALKAFLADQRIGTLKPASPVRVATGTADDLVPHAQARALAVAWCGKGANVTYKPVVLLPAGRALINHFLPLLTDQGDAIAWLTDRLDGESVRSNCSTLPLLP from the coding sequence ATGTCCACCCCCACCCGCCTGCTCGCCGCAGCCGTCGCCGCTGCCGCCTGCCTCGGCGTCACCGTCGTACCCGCCGACGCGGCGTCGCAGTCGGACGCCGTCGTCTCGCGCGGCGTCACCATCCCCACGTTCTACAACCCGCCCGCCACCCTCCCGGCGGCCGACGGGGCCCTGGTCCGCAGCGAGCCGCTCCCCCTGGCGCTCAGCCTGCCGGGCGTCGACGGTCCGCTGCCCGGCACGGCGACCCGGCTGATGTACAAGTCCACCGACTCCGGGGGCCGGCCCGCGGCGGTGACCGGCGCCTACATCGAGCCGACGGCCCGCTGGACCGGCGAGGGAGCGCGGCCGCTGGTCGCCGTGGCGCCCGGCACCATGGGCCAGGGCGACCAGTGCGCCGCCTCCCTCGGCCTCGAACGCCCGCTCCTCGTCAACGCGCAAACCCTGTCGGTCGGTTACGAGGACCTGGCGATCTACCGGCTCCTCGCCCGGGGCATCGCCGTCGTGGTCACCGACTACATCGGGCTGGGCGCGACGGACCGGCTGCACACCTACGTCAACCGGGTCGACGAGGCCCATGCCGTCCTGGACGCCGTCCGCGCGGCCCGCTCCCTGGACGGCACGTCGCTGACGGCCGACTCCAAGGTGGCCCTGTTCGGCTACAGCCAGGGCGGCGGGGCCACCGCGGCCGCGGCCGAACTCCAGCCGTCGTACGCCCCCGACGTCCCGCTCGCCGGGACCTACGCCGGTGCTCCGCCCGCCGACCTGGCCGCCGTCACCCGGGCCATCGACGGCAGCGACCTGGCCGGCGCGCTGGGCTGGTCGGTCAACGGCTTCCTGGAGTCCGACCCCGCCCTGAAGCCGATCGCCGAGGCGCATCTCAACGCGGCCGGCGTCGCGGCGCTGAAGGATCTGTCGACCATGTGCGTGGGCGACGCCCTGCTCTCCTACAACTCGGCGCGCAGCACCGCCTGGACCACGGACGGGAGCTCCATCAGCGACGTCGTCGACTCGGAGCCCGCACTCAAGGCGTTCCTGGCCGACCAGCGCATCGGGACCCTGAAGCCGGCGTCCCCGGTGCGGGTGGCGACCGGCACCGCCGACGACCTCGTGCCCCACGCGCAGGCGCGGGCGCTCGCCGTCGCCTGGTGCGGCAAGGGCGCGAACGTCACCTACAAGCCGGTGGTGCTGCTCCCCGCGGGCCGGGCCCTGATCAACCACTTCCTGCCGTTGCTCACCGACCAGGGCGACGCGATCGCGTGGCTGACCGACCGGCTCGACGGCGAGTCCGTCAGGTCCAACTGCTCCACGCTTCCACTGCTGCCGTGA
- a CDS encoding helix-turn-helix transcriptional regulator, with protein sequence MQVPLYQAKAEFFRMLGHPVRIRVLELLQNGPVPVRDLLAEIEIEPSSLSQQLAVLRRSGIVVSIREGSTVSYALAGGDVAELLRAARRILTELLAGQNELLAELRQADPPRPVPDAPLSAPGPPLSVPHGDPSRT encoded by the coding sequence ATGCAGGTCCCCCTCTACCAGGCCAAGGCCGAGTTCTTCCGCATGCTCGGGCACCCGGTGCGCATCAGGGTCCTCGAACTGCTGCAGAACGGCCCCGTCCCCGTGCGGGACCTGCTCGCAGAGATCGAGATCGAACCGTCCAGTCTGTCCCAGCAGCTGGCGGTGCTGCGCCGCTCCGGCATCGTGGTGTCCATCCGGGAGGGCTCGACGGTCAGCTACGCGCTGGCCGGCGGCGACGTCGCCGAGCTGCTGCGGGCGGCCCGCCGCATCCTCACCGAACTCCTCGCGGGGCAGAACGAGTTGCTGGCCGAGCTGCGCCAGGCCGATCCGCCGCGGCCCGTACCCGATGCACCCCTGTCCGCACCCGGTCCGCCGCTGTCCGTGCCGCACGGCGACCCCAGCCGGACCTGA
- a CDS encoding ATP-binding protein, which produces MIELPDLAAGGLTVGTLSALALAGGLLRLRRQQTRQRAEIAALRTQLDGSLRAFTAEVEHLAARRVPAAAQRVAHPHLEVPGPLQPLTAGTPLGIALENVVLALQAEVAAQRTRVDAAAQAGMRGATREIQAALYRLQDALRGLQQRYDDPELTQTLFRLDHENEQSLRRAQVAAVVCGAWVGLAREESHLVDAVTGGQARLAGYQRVKVHNHLEAGTALVSHAVEPVAIIVAELLDNALRHSAPDTDVVVGLEHVHHGVCVTVDDAGLGMTQDERERAQRLVAGDAPILLTDLGDPPRMGLAAIGRLTRQFDLGVDVSSASPYGGVRAVLRVDSHLLTRIDPDRRPPAASAPRTTRTTRKGTPDRPAAPTAHAYGTEVAASDPARHHGPLDADGLPQRRRRGRAAVPAQERAQDRVQDHAEAGTPRPAARRPEEAAAALGALQSGTAAARSGAAEAPAGAADHDTDQTDDEGGAAR; this is translated from the coding sequence ATGATCGAATTACCGGACCTGGCGGCCGGCGGCCTGACCGTCGGCACACTGTCCGCGCTCGCCCTCGCCGGCGGGCTGCTGCGGTTGCGTCGGCAACAGACCCGGCAGCGCGCGGAGATCGCCGCACTGCGCACCCAACTCGACGGGTCCCTGCGAGCGTTCACGGCCGAGGTGGAGCATCTGGCGGCGCGCCGGGTGCCCGCCGCCGCCCAGCGGGTCGCCCATCCGCACCTCGAAGTGCCGGGCCCCCTCCAGCCGTTGACCGCGGGCACCCCGCTGGGCATCGCCCTGGAGAACGTGGTGCTGGCGCTACAGGCCGAGGTGGCCGCCCAGCGCACCCGCGTCGACGCCGCCGCCCAGGCCGGCATGCGGGGCGCGACCCGGGAGATCCAGGCGGCCCTGTACCGGCTGCAGGACGCCCTGCGCGGGCTGCAGCAGCGTTACGACGACCCGGAGTTGACGCAGACCCTGTTCCGCCTCGACCACGAGAACGAGCAGTCGCTGCGCCGGGCGCAGGTCGCCGCGGTGGTGTGCGGGGCCTGGGTCGGACTGGCGCGCGAGGAGTCCCATCTGGTGGACGCGGTGACCGGCGGTCAGGCCCGGCTCGCGGGCTACCAGCGGGTCAAGGTCCACAACCACCTCGAGGCCGGCACGGCCCTGGTCTCGCACGCCGTGGAGCCCGTCGCCATCATCGTCGCCGAGCTGCTCGACAACGCGCTGCGGCACTCCGCGCCGGACACCGACGTCGTGGTCGGTCTGGAGCACGTCCACCACGGCGTGTGCGTGACCGTCGACGACGCGGGCCTCGGCATGACCCAGGACGAACGCGAGCGCGCCCAGCGGCTGGTGGCCGGCGACGCCCCGATCCTGCTGACCGACCTGGGCGATCCGCCCCGCATGGGGCTGGCCGCGATCGGCCGGCTGACCCGGCAGTTCGACCTGGGCGTCGACGTCTCCTCCGCCTCCCCGTACGGCGGGGTGCGGGCGGTGCTGCGCGTCGACAGCCATCTGCTCACCCGTATCGACCCGGACCGCCGGCCGCCCGCGGCGAGCGCCCCGCGCACGACGCGCACCACACGCAAGGGCACGCCTGACCGGCCCGCCGCCCCGACGGCCCACGCCTACGGGACCGAGGTCGCCGCGTCCGACCCGGCCCGGCACCACGGCCCCCTGGACGCCGACGGTCTGCCGCAGCGCCGTCGCCGCGGCCGGGCCGCCGTACCGGCCCAGGAACGCGCACAGGACCGCGTACAGGACCACGCGGAGGCCGGGACGCCGCGGCCGGCGGCGCGCCGGCCCGAGGAGGCGGCGGCCGCGCTCGGCGCGCTGCAGTCCGGGACCGCGGCGGCCCGCTCCGGCGCGGCCGAGGCCCCCGCGGGGGCGGCCGACCACGACACCGACCAGACCGACGACGAAGGAGGCGCGGCCAGATGA
- a CDS encoding M4 family metallopeptidase, with protein sequence MPRRPQHRRRRATVLALTTVGTLLTLGVQTGGASAAPADPGPAQITATPRAGAAAASLTPARRTSLLKSAQTASAATAQRLGLGAKEKLVVRDVIQDADGTTHTRYERTYAGLPVLGGDLVVHLKNGSSTVTKASGATLAVPSLTPKLSAADATGKALTASKKAEVKGSETGDAPRLIVWAGDGKPVLAWETVVEGVQQDGTPSELQVVTDATTGKQILAAEKVETGSGTGQYSGTVPLGTTLSGSTYQLTDGGRAGHKTYDLNQGTSGTGTLFTDDNDVWGDGTTANRQTAGVDVAFGAAATWDYYKNVYGRNGIRNDGVAAYSRAHYGSSYVNAFWQDSCFCMTYGDGSGNTHPLTALDVAAHEMSHGVTAATANLTYSGESGGLNEATSDIFAAAVEFYENLPADPGDYFVGEKIDINGNGTPLRYMDKPSKDGSSRDSWSSTLGSVDVHYSSGPANHFFYLLSEGSGPKTVNGVAYDSPTYDGQAVTGIGIENAAAIWYRALTTYMTSSTNYAGARTATLQAAGDLFGAYSPTYLAVADAWAGINVGSRIALGVNLAPIADQTSGVGQAVSLQVDAYTTNSGSALTYEATGLPDGLSLSPSGLISGTPTTLGTSDVTLKVTDSTGASVTDTFAWRIAYVYATSTRVDIPDNGAAVESPITIAGRDGNASATASVYVNIVHTYRGDLTVDLVGPNGTVYSLLNRSGGSADNVDQTFTVDASAQPLNGVWKLRVQDRASIDVGYIQRWQLTP encoded by the coding sequence TTGCCCAGGCGACCCCAGCACCGGCGCAGACGCGCCACCGTCCTCGCCCTCACCACCGTCGGCACCCTGCTGACCCTCGGAGTCCAGACCGGCGGCGCGTCCGCCGCCCCCGCGGACCCCGGTCCCGCGCAGATCACCGCCACTCCGCGCGCCGGAGCGGCCGCCGCGTCCCTGACGCCCGCCCGGCGCACCTCGCTGCTGAAGAGCGCGCAGACCGCGTCCGCCGCCACGGCGCAGCGGCTCGGCCTCGGCGCGAAGGAGAAGCTCGTCGTCAGGGACGTCATCCAGGACGCCGACGGCACCACGCACACCCGCTACGAGCGCACCTACGCCGGGTTGCCCGTCCTCGGCGGCGACCTGGTCGTCCACCTCAAGAACGGCAGCAGCACCGTGACGAAGGCGAGCGGGGCGACCCTCGCGGTGCCGTCGCTCACCCCGAAGCTCTCCGCCGCCGACGCCACCGGCAAGGCCCTCACCGCCTCGAAGAAGGCCGAGGTCAAGGGCTCCGAGACCGGGGACGCACCCCGTCTGATCGTCTGGGCCGGCGACGGCAAGCCCGTCCTGGCCTGGGAGACGGTCGTCGAAGGCGTCCAGCAGGACGGCACGCCCAGCGAACTCCAGGTCGTCACCGACGCGACCACCGGCAAGCAGATCCTCGCCGCCGAGAAGGTGGAGACGGGCAGCGGCACCGGCCAGTACAGCGGCACGGTCCCGCTCGGCACGACCCTGTCGGGATCGACGTACCAGCTCACCGACGGCGGCCGCGCCGGGCACAAGACGTACGACCTGAACCAGGGCACCTCGGGCACCGGCACCCTCTTCACGGACGACAACGATGTCTGGGGCGACGGCACCACCGCCAACCGCCAGACCGCCGGTGTCGACGTGGCCTTCGGCGCCGCGGCCACCTGGGACTACTACAAGAACGTGTACGGCCGCAACGGCATCCGCAACGACGGCGTCGCCGCCTACAGCCGCGCCCACTACGGCAGCAGCTACGTCAACGCCTTCTGGCAGGACAGCTGCTTCTGCATGACCTACGGCGACGGCTCGGGCAACACCCACCCGCTGACCGCACTCGACGTGGCCGCCCACGAGATGAGCCACGGCGTCACCGCCGCCACCGCCAACCTCACCTACTCGGGCGAGTCCGGCGGCCTCAACGAGGCGACCTCGGACATCTTCGCCGCCGCCGTCGAGTTCTACGAGAACCTCCCGGCCGACCCCGGCGACTACTTCGTCGGCGAGAAGATCGACATCAACGGCAACGGCACCCCGCTGCGCTACATGGACAAGCCCTCCAAGGACGGCTCCTCGCGCGACAGCTGGAGCTCCACCCTGGGCAGCGTCGACGTCCACTACTCCTCGGGCCCCGCGAACCACTTCTTCTACCTCCTCTCCGAGGGCAGCGGCCCCAAGACCGTCAACGGCGTCGCCTACGACAGCCCGACCTACGACGGCCAGGCCGTCACCGGCATCGGCATCGAGAACGCGGCCGCGATCTGGTACCGGGCGCTGACGACGTACATGACGTCGTCGACCAACTACGCGGGCGCCCGCACCGCCACCCTCCAGGCCGCGGGCGACCTCTTCGGCGCCTACAGCCCGACCTACCTCGCCGTCGCCGACGCCTGGGCCGGCATCAACGTCGGCAGCCGGATAGCCCTCGGCGTCAACCTCGCCCCGATCGCCGACCAGACCAGCGGCGTCGGCCAGGCCGTCTCCCTCCAGGTGGACGCCTACACCACCAACAGCGGCTCGGCCCTCACCTACGAGGCGACCGGCCTGCCCGACGGTCTGTCCCTCAGCCCGAGCGGACTGATCTCCGGCACGCCGACCACCCTCGGCACCAGCGACGTCACCCTCAAGGTCACCGACAGCACGGGAGCGTCCGTCACGGACACCTTCGCCTGGCGGATCGCGTACGTCTACGCCACCAGCACTCGTGTCGACATCCCGGACAACGGCGCGGCCGTGGAGTCCCCGATCACCATCGCGGGCCGCGACGGCAACGCCTCGGCCACGGCCTCGGTGTACGTCAACATCGTCCACACCTACCGCGGTGACCTGACCGTCGACCTCGTCGGCCCGAACGGCACCGTCTACTCGCTCCTCAACCGCAGCGGCGGCTCCGCCGACAACGTCGACCAGACCTTCACCGTCGACGCCTCCGCGCAGCCCCTGAACGGCGTCTGGAAGCTGCGGGTCCAGGACCGCGCGTCGATCGACGTGGGCTACATCCAGCGCTGGCAGCTCACTCCCTGA
- a CDS encoding tryptorubin family RiPP precursor, with amino-acid sequence MSLSQRRRHSMKMLGSLKKKITGEKSLKAYAWYIWF; translated from the coding sequence GTGTCACTCTCCCAGCGACGGAGGCATTCCATGAAGATGCTCGGGTCCCTGAAGAAGAAGATCACCGGCGAGAAGAGCCTGAAGGCGTATGCCTGGTACATCTGGTTCTGA
- a CDS encoding helix-turn-helix domain-containing protein, whose amino-acid sequence MTARVWHESVFRTMDLPTGDRFEAWTDRMGRTHAPMRLSSDHAADYHAFQRVIGLGEVTVWPATFDPLVFLRTPKLIRQSDPEVYHLSLLLKGEGAADWGRRQAAYGINEFHINSSSRPYEIITGSDPVTIVGVEIPRALVAVPGRRADEAIGRRVSGQEGIGALLAQLLLQLVSDTSLYRPTDAPRLGAVVTDLVTAVIAHTLDADLRLPPEAHGRTLTLRIKAFIRRRLGEQDLTPARIAAAHHISRSHLYSLFQAEGLGVAAYIRDQRLEHARRDLADPRLRARPIHAVAARWGFPRAAEFTRAFRTAYGLAPSELREQALSGAYDVPGPGGGRSAK is encoded by the coding sequence TTGACTGCCCGTGTGTGGCACGAGTCGGTCTTCCGGACCATGGACCTGCCGACGGGCGACCGGTTCGAGGCGTGGACGGACCGCATGGGCCGTACGCACGCGCCCATGCGGCTCAGCAGCGACCACGCCGCGGACTACCACGCCTTCCAACGCGTGATCGGGCTCGGCGAGGTGACCGTGTGGCCGGCCACCTTCGACCCCCTGGTCTTCCTGCGCACACCGAAACTCATCCGCCAGTCCGATCCCGAGGTCTACCATCTCTCCCTCCTGCTCAAGGGCGAGGGAGCGGCCGACTGGGGCCGCCGGCAGGCGGCCTACGGGATCAACGAGTTCCACATCAACTCCTCCTCCCGCCCGTACGAGATCATCACCGGATCCGACCCGGTCACCATCGTCGGCGTCGAGATCCCCCGGGCCCTGGTGGCCGTGCCCGGACGGCGGGCGGACGAGGCCATCGGGCGCCGGGTCTCGGGTCAGGAGGGCATCGGCGCGCTGCTGGCGCAGCTCCTCCTCCAACTCGTCTCGGACACCTCCCTCTACCGGCCCACGGACGCGCCCCGGCTGGGCGCGGTGGTCACGGACCTGGTCACCGCGGTCATCGCCCACACCCTCGACGCCGACCTCCGGCTGCCGCCCGAGGCCCACGGCCGGACCCTCACCCTCCGCATCAAGGCGTTCATCCGCCGCCGTCTCGGCGAGCAGGACCTGACCCCCGCCAGGATCGCCGCAGCGCACCACATCTCCCGCAGCCACCTCTACAGCCTCTTCCAGGCCGAAGGCCTCGGCGTCGCCGCGTACATCCGCGACCAGCGGCTGGAGCACGCCCGCCGCGACCTCGCCGACCCGCGGCTGCGCGCCCGGCCGATCCACGCCGTCGCCGCCCGCTGGGGCTTCCCGCGCGCCGCCGAGTTCACCCGCGCCTTCCGCACCGCATACGGCCTCGCACCCAGCGAACTGCGCGAACAGGCCCTGTCCGGCGCGTACGACGTCCCCGGACCCGGCGGTGGACGCTCTGCCAAGTAA
- a CDS encoding DUF3500 domain-containing protein, translating to MHGHRPRTLAAERSRRWFMNKALLAGGVAAMATMTGCSSDSSDSAASASGAPSGGPGGMPSGGPGGGAGGMGPGASEVKYADFTGVTADGKIVDDLYSIHATEVSTDKAVKAAQAFLDGLTAKERKASVFDVDDDEWLKWSNVDGYERQGARMGDLTEKQRDLGYALLGAALSADGLTQTRNIMKLNAFLGDYSGGNRDTLTEGAYFFTFMGTPSTTKPWGFQYEGHHVAVNYFVLGDQVVMTPTFMGSEPTSATYDGEKITLFRKETTAGLTLLRSLTDAQRKKAISSEEKAGDNLKAGAGQDNLKLAYQGLVASGFTAAQQQNLLDLVRVYVGNMDDGHADVKMKEVEDHLDATYFYWIGETEDSSAFYYRVHSPVVLIEYDAQSPLAYGTKDSSGGMGGPGGTPTQQHIHTIVRTPNGGDYGVDLLKLHLENDH from the coding sequence ATGCACGGACACCGACCACGCACCCTCGCAGCGGAGCGCAGCCGCCGCTGGTTCATGAACAAGGCGCTGCTCGCCGGCGGAGTCGCCGCGATGGCGACCATGACCGGCTGCTCCTCGGACTCCTCCGACTCGGCGGCCTCCGCCTCCGGCGCTCCCTCCGGCGGCCCGGGCGGCATGCCGTCCGGCGGGCCCGGCGGCGGGGCCGGGGGCATGGGCCCCGGAGCGAGCGAGGTCAAGTACGCCGACTTCACCGGGGTCACCGCCGACGGCAAGATCGTCGACGACCTGTACTCGATCCACGCGACGGAGGTCTCCACCGACAAGGCGGTCAAGGCGGCGCAGGCCTTCCTGGACGGGCTGACCGCCAAGGAGCGCAAGGCCTCCGTCTTCGACGTGGACGACGACGAGTGGCTGAAGTGGAGCAACGTCGACGGGTACGAGCGCCAGGGCGCCCGGATGGGCGACCTGACCGAGAAGCAGCGCGATCTCGGCTACGCGCTGCTCGGCGCGGCGCTGTCCGCCGACGGACTCACCCAGACCCGCAACATCATGAAGCTCAACGCGTTCCTGGGCGACTACAGCGGCGGCAACCGGGACACCCTCACCGAGGGCGCGTACTTCTTCACCTTCATGGGCACGCCCTCGACGACCAAGCCATGGGGCTTCCAGTACGAGGGTCACCATGTGGCCGTCAACTACTTCGTGCTCGGCGACCAGGTCGTCATGACGCCCACCTTCATGGGCTCGGAGCCGACCTCGGCCACCTACGACGGCGAGAAGATCACCCTCTTCAGGAAGGAGACCACCGCCGGGCTCACCCTGCTGCGGTCCCTGACCGACGCACAGCGCAAGAAGGCGATCTCGTCCGAGGAGAAGGCCGGCGACAACCTCAAGGCCGGCGCGGGCCAGGACAACCTCAAGCTCGCCTACCAGGGCCTCGTCGCCTCCGGATTCACTGCCGCACAGCAGCAGAACCTGCTGGACCTGGTGCGCGTCTACGTCGGCAACATGGACGACGGGCACGCCGACGTGAAGATGAAGGAGGTGGAGGACCACCTCGACGCCACCTACTTCTACTGGATCGGCGAGACCGAGGACTCCTCGGCCTTCTACTACCGCGTGCACAGCCCGGTCGTGCTCATCGAGTACGACGCGCAGTCCCCCCTCGCCTACGGCACCAAGGACAGCAGCGGCGGCATGGGCGGCCCCGGCGGAACGCCCACCCAGCAGCACATCCACACCATCGTCCGCACTCCCAACGGCGGCGACTACGGCGTGGACCTGCTCAAACTGCACCTGGAGAACGACCACTAG
- a CDS encoding cytochrome P450, protein MSLSPSLTQDRRVDFAPRIRSLLDDHLGDRVFRLDPETVGVASAELIERIMASRPANDFERPTFKPLLGRSIPRTEASAVMRAVGQDVRAALAEPTDLSADLSGNWPQVAHTYLRDTVFGRDPRRLKVLVDRRLEWTPKLTWAVVTVGAGLPGRRGALAGTSRLAAGTAEASTYAARRHAMGLYRRAAAPVCFTVSALVANALWLGAPFAPDTPNRHIVHESLRLLPVSWNLLRVASPEFTRLDDRIGPKDDVLMLPLLSHRDPALWDDPQAFRPERWNDLDPDTAPGYLPFGHTDERCWGRHMVLPLAERLLDIARHNGLAPDPRQTAARVPLAGLMSVVDVDMRSR, encoded by the coding sequence ATGTCACTGTCGCCCTCGCTCACACAGGACCGCAGAGTGGATTTCGCCCCGCGGATCCGCTCGCTGCTGGACGACCACCTCGGGGACCGGGTGTTCCGGCTCGACCCCGAGACGGTGGGAGTCGCCTCGGCCGAGCTCATCGAGCGGATCATGGCCAGTCGGCCGGCCAACGACTTCGAGCGGCCCACCTTCAAGCCGCTGCTCGGTAGATCGATCCCGCGGACCGAGGCGTCGGCCGTGATGCGGGCCGTGGGCCAGGACGTACGGGCTGCGCTCGCCGAGCCGACCGATCTGTCCGCCGACCTCTCCGGAAACTGGCCGCAGGTCGCCCACACCTATCTGCGGGACACCGTCTTCGGCCGTGACCCCCGCCGGCTGAAGGTCCTGGTCGACCGGCGGCTGGAGTGGACGCCCAAACTGACCTGGGCCGTCGTCACCGTGGGCGCGGGACTGCCCGGGCGGCGCGGGGCGCTCGCGGGGACCTCGCGGCTCGCCGCCGGGACCGCCGAGGCGTCGACGTACGCGGCGCGACGGCACGCCATGGGCCTGTACCGGCGGGCGGCGGCGCCAGTCTGCTTCACCGTCTCGGCGCTGGTCGCGAACGCGCTGTGGCTCGGCGCGCCCTTCGCTCCCGACACGCCCAACCGGCACATCGTCCACGAGTCGCTGCGGCTGCTGCCGGTCTCCTGGAACCTGCTGCGCGTGGCCTCCCCCGAGTTCACCCGCCTCGACGACCGTATCGGCCCGAAGGACGACGTCCTGATGCTGCCGCTGCTGTCCCACCGCGACCCGGCGCTGTGGGACGACCCCCAGGCGTTCCGCCCCGAGCGATGGAACGACCTCGACCCGGACACCGCCCCCGGCTACCTGCCCTTCGGCCACACCGACGAGCGCTGCTGGGGCCGGCACATGGTCCTGCCGCTGGCGGAACGCCTGTTGGACATCGCCCGGCACAACGGACTGGCCCCCGACCCACGGCAGACCGCGGCCAGAGTGCCGTTGGCCGGACTGATGAGCGTGGTCGACGTGGACATGCGCTCCCGGTGA
- a CDS encoding chitosanase — protein MVHIFRAADGLAALPASRRTFLTLTGALAAAPLLASPHAVASPTPRAARGLDDPAKKEIAMKLVSSAENSSLDWKAQYKYIEDIGDGRGYTAGIIGFCSGTGDMLDLVQLYADRKPGNVLAKYLPALRAVDGSDSHAGLDPNYPKDWRTAAQDTAFQQAQNDERDRVYFNPAVSQGKTDGLRALGQFAYYDAIVMHGDGTDPTSFRNIRKRALNKAKPPAQGGDETTYLNAFLDARVWAMKQEEAHSDTSRVDTAQRVFLRKGNLDLDPPLDWKVYGDSYHLG, from the coding sequence GTGGTGCACATATTCCGGGCAGCGGACGGCCTCGCCGCCCTTCCCGCCTCCCGCCGTACGTTCCTCACCCTGACCGGAGCGCTGGCGGCGGCCCCGCTGCTCGCCTCCCCGCACGCCGTCGCCTCCCCCACGCCCCGCGCCGCGCGGGGGCTCGACGACCCGGCGAAGAAGGAGATCGCCATGAAGCTGGTGTCGAGCGCGGAGAACTCCTCGCTCGACTGGAAGGCCCAGTACAAGTACATCGAGGACATCGGCGACGGCCGCGGCTACACCGCGGGCATCATCGGCTTCTGTTCCGGCACCGGCGACATGCTCGACCTCGTCCAGCTCTACGCCGACCGCAAGCCCGGCAACGTCCTCGCCAAGTACCTGCCCGCCCTGCGCGCGGTCGACGGCAGCGACTCGCACGCGGGACTCGACCCGAACTATCCGAAGGACTGGCGCACGGCCGCCCAGGACACCGCGTTCCAGCAGGCCCAGAACGACGAACGCGACCGCGTCTACTTCAACCCGGCCGTCAGCCAGGGCAAGACCGACGGCCTGCGCGCCCTGGGCCAGTTCGCCTACTACGACGCCATCGTCATGCACGGCGACGGCACCGATCCCACCAGCTTCCGCAACATCCGCAAGCGCGCCCTGAACAAGGCGAAGCCGCCGGCCCAGGGCGGCGACGAGACGACGTACCTCAACGCCTTCCTCGACGCCCGCGTCTGGGCCATGAAGCAGGAGGAGGCGCACAGCGACACCAGCAGGGTCGACACCGCCCAGCGCGTCTTCCTGCGCAAGGGCAACCTCGACCTCGACCCGCCTCTCGACTGGAAGGTCTACGGAGACAGCTACCACCTCGGCTGA
- a CDS encoding flavodoxin family protein, translating into MATLLIVHHTPSPNCQALFEAVVSGATAPELEGVRVVRRAALAATASDVLAADACLLGTPANLGYMSGALKHFFDQVYYPCLDTTRGRPFGYYVHGGNDVTGAVRAIEAITTGLGWRRTADPVTVTGEPTKADTEACWELGATLAATLTD; encoded by the coding sequence GTGGCCACCCTGCTGATCGTCCATCACACCCCCTCGCCGAACTGCCAGGCGCTGTTCGAGGCGGTCGTCTCGGGCGCGACGGCTCCGGAGCTCGAGGGCGTCCGCGTCGTACGGCGGGCGGCCCTCGCCGCCACCGCCTCCGACGTTCTGGCCGCCGACGCCTGCCTGCTGGGCACGCCGGCCAACCTGGGCTACATGTCCGGTGCGCTCAAGCACTTCTTCGACCAGGTCTACTACCCCTGCCTCGACACCACCCGCGGCCGCCCCTTCGGCTACTACGTCCACGGCGGCAACGACGTCACCGGTGCGGTCCGCGCCATCGAGGCCATCACCACCGGCCTCGGCTGGCGGCGCACGGCCGACCCCGTCACCGTCACCGGAGAGCCGACCAAGGCGGACACGGAGGCCTGCTGGGAACTGGGCGCGACGCTGGCCGCGACCCTGACGGACTGA